TCGCCCGGGCCTTTGTGCGCCGTGAGGAGATCGGCCATTCGGCCGCGTTTGTCCGCGAGCGGCTTGCGGGGCTGTCCGGGGAGCCCGCCCGGGTTTCCGCCGCGCGCGGCCTTGCGCCGGACTCCCTGGCCGTCTCGCTTGTGGAGGGCTGGCGCGGCGAGATATGCCACACCATAATCACCGGCGGGGACGGGGAGATTGCGCGCTACAAGGTGGTGGACCCGTCGTTTCACAACTGGATGGGTCTGGCCGTCGCCATGCGCGGCCAGCAGATTTCCGACTTTCCCCTGTGCAATAAGAGCTTCAACCTTTCCTACTGCGGGGTTGATTTATGATTGGGGCGCCTCTTCCATGATCAAACCACTCATAGCGCGGATGGCCCAGGGGCACCGCACGCTCGGATATCCCCGGGAGACGCCGGCCCTTTCAACCCGGTATCTGGGACTGCCCCGCATTGACCCCGCAAAATGCGCGGCGGACTGCGGCGCATGTGTTGATTCCTGCCCCGTGGACGCAATCACCAGGGTTTCCGGCAGGACCTCCCTTGATCTTGGGAAGTGCCTTTTTTGCGGCCAGTGCGTCATGGAATGCCCGGAGCGTGCCATAGAATTCTCCGGGGAGCACCGGATGGCCGTCCGGGAGCGGGGGCATCTCGTGGTGGACGGCGCCGGTGAGTTTAAGAATGCCGGGGGGCTCGACTCGGCGATGCTCAGGATTTTCGGGCGCTCGTTCCGTCTGCGGCAGGTGAGCGCGGGGGGGTGCAACGCCTGCGAGGCCGACACCAACGTGCTGAACACCCTCGCCTATGACCTGTCCCGCTTCGGCATACAGTTCGTCGCGTCGCCCCGCCATGCGGACGGGCTGCTGGTCACCGGACCGGTCACCAGGAACATGGAAACGGCGCTCAGGAAAACCTATGACGCCGTCCCAGACCCGAAAGTGGTGATAGCAACGGGCGCGTGCGCCGTCTCGGGCGGGATGTTCTCAGGCCATGGGGAGGTTTTCAGCGGCGCGGGTGATATTCTTCCCGTGGACCTTTTCATTCCGGGCTGTCC
The DNA window shown above is from Candidatus Hydrogenedentota bacterium and carries:
- a CDS encoding 4Fe-4S binding protein, whose protein sequence is MIKPLIARMAQGHRTLGYPRETPALSTRYLGLPRIDPAKCAADCGACVDSCPVDAITRVSGRTSLDLGKCLFCGQCVMECPERAIEFSGEHRMAVRERGHLVVDGAGEFKNAGGLDSAMLRIFGRSFRLRQVSAGGCNACEADTNVLNTLAYDLSRFGIQFVASPRHADGLLVTGPVTRNMETALRKTYDAVPDPKVVIATGACAVSGGMFSGHGEVFSGAGDILPVDLFIPGCP